From Pongo pygmaeus isolate AG05252 chromosome 22, NHGRI_mPonPyg2-v2.0_pri, whole genome shotgun sequence, one genomic window encodes:
- the LOC129022660 gene encoding keratin-associated protein 19-1, translating into MSHYGSYYRGLGYGCGGFGGLGYGYGCGCGSFRRRGSGCGYGGYGYGSGFGGYGYGSGFGGYGYGSGFGGYRYGCCHPSCYGGYGFSGFY; encoded by the coding sequence ATGAGTCACTACGGCAGCTACTACAGAGGCCTGGGCTACGGCTGTGGAGGCTTCGGTGGCCTGGGCTACGGCTATGGCTGTGGTTGTGGCAGCTTCCGCAGACGAGGTTCTGGCTGTGGCTATGGAGGCTACGGATATGGCTCTGGCTTTGGAGGCTACGGATATGGCTCTGGCTTTGGAGGCTACGGATATGGTTCTGGCTTTGGAGGCTACAGATATGGCTGCTGCCACCCATCGTGCTATGGAGGATACGGATTCTCTGGCTTTTATTAA
- the LOC129022667 gene encoding keratin-associated protein 19-2 translates to MGYGYSCGYGSFHRLGYGCGYEGCRYGCDHRGCGDGCCCPSCYRGYRFTGFY, encoded by the coding sequence ATGGGCTATGGCTACAGCTGTGGATATGGCAGCTTCCACAGACTGGGCTATGGCTGTGGCTATGAAGGATGCAGATATGGTTGTGACCACAGAGGCTGTGGAGATGGCTGCTGCTGCCCATCATGCTACAGAGGATATAGATTCACTGGCTTCTACTAA
- the LOC129022664 gene encoding keratin-associated protein 19-3 — protein MSYYGSYYAGLGYGCGGFGGLSYGCGCGCGSFRRLGSGCGYGGYRYGSGFGGYGYGCYRPSYYGGYGFSGFY, from the coding sequence ATGAGCTACTACGGCAGCTACTACGCAGGCCTGGGCTATGGTTGTGGAGGCTTCGGTGGCCTGAGCTATGGCTGTGGCTGTGGATGTGGCAGCTTCCGCAGACTGGGTTCTGGCTGTGGCTATGGAGGCTACAGATATGGCTCTGGCTTTGGAGGCTACGGATATGGCTGCTACCGCCCATCATACTATGGAGGATATGGATTCTCTGGGTTCTATTAA
- the LOC129022246 gene encoding LOW QUALITY PROTEIN: keratin-associated protein 19-4 (The sequence of the model RefSeq protein was modified relative to this genomic sequence to represent the inferred CDS: deleted 2 bases in 1 codon) — protein sequence MSSYEEIYLGSANQLTPLDTISYYGSYYRGLGYGCGGFGGLGYGYGCGCGSFHRLGYGCGYGGYGYGSGFGGYGYGCCHPSCYGGYGFSILLKSYPKDTISEVIRRSFKLTKY from the exons CCAACCAACTCACCCCTCTTGACACCATAAGCTACTATGGCAGCTATTACAGAGGTCTGGGCTATGGCTGTGGAGGCTTTGGTGGCCTAGGCTATGGCTATGGCTGTGGATGTGGCAGCTTCCACAGACTGGGCTATGGCTGTGGCTATGGAGGCTATGGATATGGCTCTGGCTTTGGAGGCTATGGATATGGCTGCTGCCACCCATCATGCTATGGAGGATATGGATTC TCAATTTTACTGAAATCCTACCCTAAGGACACAATATCAGAGGTCATAAGAAGATCATTCAAATTAACCAAATATTGA